One stretch of Lysobacter sp. KIS68-7 DNA includes these proteins:
- a CDS encoding Calx-beta domain-containing protein — protein sequence MCKRNIAFALAIAVLGCNGLAHAQQCPATVPAQGAPIAAPLPVFPADNWWNTDISAAPVDAKSASFIGFIGTTRKLHPDFGGEASPGSTAIYGFPYAVVSGSQAKQAVSFLYWDESDGVDMNSGAGIPFYPIPTQAISQAHWVEGGSPGSVDERDMGDRHLLMIDCTNRTLYELYNVWYSNTEKRWHAGSGAFYDMTRNDRRPEGWTSADAAGLAIFPGLVRYDEAANTAVADINHAFRVTVRTSNGHVYPASHTAGSTAGALPMGARLRLKKSVNGVDPVTRTTDPVARKIFRAMQKYGLIVADNGSDMYISGTFNVRWNNGTLNPAFSALSASDFEVVQLGWKPAAVPPKMFIDDASAKEGASGTKTLSFTVRLSAPATSAVSVSVATSNDTATAGSDYVAASGSLTFSPGQTARSFAVTINGDATREASETFRVTLTNPVNATLGDGQAIGTIVNDDLRTGGGQKPSPVGLASASAQVNPLPPPRMKLPVKTGGE from the coding sequence ATGTGCAAGCGCAACATCGCCTTCGCGCTCGCCATCGCCGTGCTCGGATGCAACGGCCTGGCCCACGCGCAACAGTGCCCCGCCACCGTCCCCGCCCAGGGCGCGCCCATCGCCGCGCCCTTGCCCGTGTTCCCCGCCGACAACTGGTGGAACACCGACATCAGCGCGGCGCCGGTCGATGCGAAGTCGGCCAGCTTCATCGGCTTCATCGGCACCACGCGGAAGCTGCACCCGGATTTCGGCGGCGAGGCGTCGCCCGGCAGCACCGCCATCTACGGTTTCCCCTACGCCGTCGTCAGCGGTTCGCAAGCCAAGCAGGCCGTTTCGTTCCTCTATTGGGACGAGAGCGACGGTGTCGACATGAATTCCGGCGCGGGCATTCCCTTCTATCCGATTCCCACGCAGGCGATTTCGCAGGCGCACTGGGTCGAAGGCGGTTCGCCCGGCAGCGTGGACGAGCGCGACATGGGCGATCGCCACTTGCTCATGATCGATTGCACCAACCGCACGCTCTACGAGCTCTATAACGTGTGGTATTCGAACACCGAGAAGCGCTGGCACGCCGGCTCCGGCGCGTTCTACGACATGACGCGCAACGACCGCCGCCCCGAAGGCTGGACCTCCGCCGACGCGGCGGGCCTGGCGATCTTCCCGGGCCTGGTGCGCTACGACGAAGCCGCCAACACGGCCGTCGCCGACATCAACCACGCCTTCCGCGTCACCGTGCGCACCAGCAACGGCCACGTCTATCCCGCCTCGCACACCGCGGGCTCGACCGCCGGCGCATTGCCGATGGGCGCGCGCCTGCGACTGAAGAAGAGCGTCAACGGCGTCGACCCCGTGACGCGCACCACCGACCCCGTGGCCCGCAAGATCTTCCGCGCGATGCAGAAGTACGGGTTGATCGTCGCCGACAACGGCTCGGACATGTACATCTCGGGCACCTTCAACGTGCGCTGGAACAACGGCACCTTGAACCCCGCCTTCAGCGCGCTCAGCGCCAGCGACTTCGAAGTGGTCCAACTCGGGTGGAAGCCCGCGGCGGTGCCGCCGAAGATGTTCATCGACGATGCCTCCGCCAAGGAAGGCGCGTCGGGCACCAAGACCTTGTCGTTCACCGTGCGCCTGTCCGCACCGGCGACGTCCGCGGTGTCTGTGTCCGTCGCGACGTCGAACGACACGGCCACCGCAGGCAGCGATTACGTCGCCGCGTCGGGCTCGCTCACGTTCTCGCCTGGCCAGACGGCGCGCAGCTTCGCGGTCACGATCAACGGCGACGCGACGCGCGAAGCGAGCGAAACCTTCCGCGTCACGCTCACCAACCCGGTCAACGCCACGCTCGGCGATGGCCAGGCGATCGGCACGATCGTCAACGACGACCTGCGCACAGGCGGGGGCCAGAAGCCCTCGCCCGTGGGCCTGGCGAGTGCTTCCGCGCAGGTCAACCCCCTCCCTCCTCCCCGCATGAAACTGCCGGTGAAAACCGGGGGTGAGTAA